The Telopea speciosissima isolate NSW1024214 ecotype Mountain lineage chromosome 11, Tspe_v1, whole genome shotgun sequence genome includes the window GATTTTGAGAAGACAATTTCACAGTTGTTGTACAATGCCATATATTTCCTGTGTCAAATAATCTTGTCATTCAGAGTGATTCTTCTACATCAAAACCAAATTATTCCAAAGATTTATAGGCCTCaagaatattattattatttcttagtgccatctaattttctttttaggttCTGCTTCCGCATACTCAGACCTGACAGTTTATTGTTTTCTAAAACTTCAAATTTTTTCCACTTCTCAAGTAAATGGTATCTGACAGTTGAAGGTAATAGCTGGATTAACAATCCAGAATTTTCAATATTGTCCATATTTCTTTAGTAGGGTGTGGTCTTTGTAACACTAAATGATTTTTAAACTTCACCTTGTCTTTCTAACATTGCGTACATGTGAATATTCTTCTGTTTCTGCATTGCGAGCTTGTATAGTTGTATTAACGTTAAACCCTAGAACTTTGGAACTCTGAGGAGCCTGAATTGGTATAGCtgaaattgaaaacaaagatTCAGGGTCTCATACAAAAACATAGCTAACCAAAAGGTAGATGTTGTTAACAATGGGATCACCTGTGAAttgttctgtatttttttaCTGTGAAATGTCTCAGATACCTATAAACAGGcttaaaaaaaatggtaaacGGTTGTTGTCACCCGGTAACTTGCTATCGGAGAAGGAATCATGGTGTATTTTAGATGTTAATATATGTAATGCAATTATCAGGAAAAAGAGGCAGGGTTGGGGATTTAGTTGTATCACACCAGGATATTTGGGGTGTCTGAATATGACACATATCAGACACAGAATTTTAGTCCATTTAAAGTTGCCCATGCGACATTTCTGCTGAATTGTTTAGTTCACAATCCCCATGCTGAGAAGAACAAGTATACTTGTAGTGCAGACACGGGAATGTCTAGCAATGTAACACCACATGATTCCTATTGCATACGTGCCTTATAATTCTTTTTAACTCTTTTgccattttccttttctttaccCAGCCCCTAAATATTCAAAAATGGATCAGGATATCCCCAATACCATTGCCGAAGAAGAATCCATGGATGCTGAAGTGAACAAATTGCTTGTAAGTAACATACAATGATCTTTGTAAACATTCTTCGAGTCTTTATTTAAGGCGAATATGGTATGTATGGCTCAACCTTTTAATGAAACAACTGACGATTCCTCCTTCCATTGTTTTTTGACCGTCTTACTCATCAAGATCTTTCCTTTCCATACGACGACAGGGAATCTGAATTTTACATTTTTCAGATAGAAGAAAAAATGACTGGGACGAGCCCAACCAACAAGAAATCCAGCAAAGCCCACATCAAAACACTAATTGCTGAAGAAATGTCAAAAGAAGATGATCACGAATGCCAGACTTCAGCATTCCCTGCACAACTACAGCTAATGCGTACTGATTCCATCCATCATTTGGAACCTTCAAATGATGGTTGCTTTGAAGATATGAGAGTAAATGGCAAGAGTCCAAGAATTGATCCTAACCAATATAATGCTAGTTCGGTTGTGCAAGCAAGCTGGTCCCAGACATGCTAACGCCTCCTGAGACAGATTTCTGCAGTAAACATTGTGAGGTGTCTGGAACAATGAATGGTGTAAACATTTTCGGGAGTATTCAAATTGATGAATTGAAGATGCGGCTAATTGAGAATCATTCACATTTTCAGGATAAGTTGGACGGGCATTCCAAGGAAGTACATGGATGCTAAGGATCTCATAAGAGAAGCTTTATTCCCCCTGTCAAAAGAATTTTCGGATGTTCAGGAGATATTTCAGGCAAACAAggaattatttttaaaaattctgCAAGATCCAGACTCTTCTCTGGCATATCAGTTCCAGAACGTCCAAATATCCAGTGCTAAGAGGGAATTGACCAAGTCAGATTCGTTCCCTGTAGCTTACTTGTCATGTAGAAATAATGTTAGGTCAAGCAAACTCAAACACAAGCTGAGGGAAATTAGTTCTTTTACAAAACCAGAGGGGCAGTTGCAAGCTAGGAGTTCGTCTGCAAAGTTGGCCACAACTGATTCTTCAGATGACACAGTCACACAGCCTTTCCCATTGATGACTGATGGTAATGAGAAAGAAAGGATGGGAACTGCTGAACCTGGTAATGTCTCAGGTTATTCTCTGGGCTCATCCCATGAATTGAAGAACCAAGTGGCTACAAATCGTTTAAAAAGTATTAAGCGGAGGATAAAACATGCAATCAGAGGTAGTGGAAAGGAACGTCACCGGATATCCATGGATGTCATCTTTCATAGAATCCCTTATGGCCGTAAGCATTCCAAGACTGGGAAGAAGGGGATGTCTGATCACTGGAAGGAGCTCACAACAGACAGTGATTATAAGGACAGCCCTATTTGTGCTCTTGGCAAGGGTGGACTCCGTCCCCTGAGAAGAACAGCCTCTCTTAGAGAATCACTGGATAGATACTCTCGATTGTTCGACTCTACTTTCAGCAAAGAAGCTAAGCAACATCTATCTTGCAGATTAAAGCTGACAAATGAAGATGCGGGATCCCCTGGTGGACCTGCCCCGAAAGCCTTGGGCAGGATTCTATCTCTACCCGAACTCAAGTCTTTTTGTTCTCTGCAAAGTGAGGTGTCTCATGATACTTCTTGTTTGGGGATGCCAAGTGGCACTCATATGGACAACCCTGCTAATATGGAAAGGTCCAGTCAAAAGCTTGCTGTTCTTTCTGTAGGTACAGAAAATGACAACGAGTCAGAGGCTTCTGCATTGAGTATCAGTCTAATTCAGGAAAGGTCACAGAGAAAAGCTTGCTGTTCTTCCTGTAGGTACAGAAAATGACAGCGAGTCAGAGGCTTCTGCATTGAGTATCAGTCTAATTCAGGAAAAGTCCAGTCAAAAGCTTGCTGTTCTTCCTATAGGTACAGAAAATGACAGCGAGTCAGAGGCTTCTGCAGAAAATGCAAGTCAAGAAATCTTGGTGGAAGTGAGTGAAAGTAGTCTAATTCAGGAGGATCAGGTGGAACTGATACTCAATGCAGATGAGGATAAATCAATTGATGATTTGGACAACCAGACAATGCTGGAGAATATATCTATTTCTCACTATCTACAGGAAGTTGAGCCTGCGCCAGATGTTTGTATTAAACAGGCACTACTAAGTCCAAACTCTGTTCTAGACTCTGACACTTCAGAATTTATCATCACAGAAGGTAACTTCCTTATGCCAATTATTTTCTTCCCCAGACACTAAAGCATTACTTCACACACTCTAATCATAatcctaatttttttaaagtgtTTATTAACATAAGGCAAAAGTTTTATGCACGGTCGGCATTAAATGACCACAACACCCCTTCCCCCTATTTGACGAATCGATGCACAGAATCTCCCGTGCACAAATCATTTCCCCCTTGACATAGTATAGGCCCTTCTAAAAAtatggacttttttttttaaaatatatatccTACCGTTATCCTTCATCTACAGGGGAGAATTATCTTCTCTGGTAATGGCTCCTTTGAAATGGAAAACACAACCTTGTTATGAAGACTTAGTAAGATAGTGTACGGTGTACCTGACATGATATTTGTCAATTTGTCTATTaactattttgttttgtaaggGGAAAACAAAGGTCAAACTACTTCTATTTGATAACTAAAACATGTGAATATCAGTACTGATCTCAATGGCCTTGCACAAGACTGAGCTGTTGGCTTTCAACAACTAATATCACTATCTGTGGAATAAATATCGACAGAACTGATAGGTAGAAATATAATGGTTTGATGAAATTTAAGTTCTTGAGACTGCAAACTGTTTTTATAAAAAACTTTCGTGTGCACAgatattttgaaagaaaacatTTTGGTGGCAGTATTTTTGATTTAATTAGATTATGTTTTCTGAAATGAATATTGATGCTAATTGTGGCTATTCCATTTAAAACAGAAGCAGATTACGGGTTGAAACCCAGGCCTATTGATTTCAATGAGCTGGATTCTCCATATGCGAATAGGAGCACGATGGAGATTGAGAATGTGAAAAGTCTGAGCAAGCATTTTGATAGTGGCCTTCCCCATGTCCAGGTGGATAAAAAGGATGAATCCAACTTCAATTATGTGAGGGAAGTGCTCAAGCTATCAGGCTTCAGTGGGAATGGGAACCTCGGTACAAGGCATTTACCAGACCAGCCAGTTGACCCTTCATTGTTTGAAGAAGTAGACTGTTCTGGACAGGAAACTGGCAGCAGTTTTGATCACCGGCTTTTGTTCGATGTAATTGGTGATACCTTAATAGATATCTATGAGAGATCATTCATGTACTGGCCAAGACCCTTGTCCATCAACTTGAACATCCGCCCAATGCCCGTGGGGTGCCATGTTCTTAAGGAGGTATGGACCAGTATTAGTTGGTTTCTAAGTTATCAACCCGAGATTGGTCAATCATTGGATTACATTGTGGCTCGTGATCTTGCTAAGGCTGATGGGTGGATGAACCTCCAGTTTGAAAGTGAGTGTGTTGGACTTGAACTTGAGGAGTGGATATGGGATGATCTTCTGGATGAACTTATCTTGAGCTTGAGGTGACCTGAAGTACTCTATCTTAGGgtgctttcttctttgttttcacTCATACATGAAGTTTTGTCTTCTTATTTATTGTCTAACTGAAGTACTCTATCTTAGGgtgctttcttctttgttttcacTCATACATGAAGTTTTGTCTTCTTATTTATTGTCTAACTAATAGGGTTTCTTTAGTTAAAACCTTGTATAGATATAGTTGAagatagggggaaaaaaaaaaatttcttgtcaAAATTCAAATACTTTGTACAGTTAATAAACTGTTCTAATTTTTGGATTATTCACTTGAATGCCGCAGACACCCAAccagttttttctttcaaaaaagtaaaagaaaaatattgccCAAACTTAATTCCAACATGATCAAATCATATTCACCCATATCATCTCTTttaacgagagagagagagcgagagggggagggggggggggaggaatcaCTTTTAAGATTCAATCAAACCCAGACTTGAAGGTGATAGAATAATTTATGCGGAACATTCATGGAGATTAATgagcatataagcataattatggAGGTATGAACGACATACCTGAACCCATGGTTATGGAAGCCGAAACCGAATATTTTCTTTATGATCCTTGTAACACACAAAAGTCGGTCTGGTCTACCCTCTTCCACTTCACTTTAAGTTTTGTTAAGTTAGTCACTTGATGGGTCAGTggcaactatttatagtggtgagggtagggactAATCCTGCATAGAAACTgaggtttccttcccattaaggaaacaatactttaggtccacacatagtaattggactcataccattaaggtagctcctatcaacacaactaaatcgattttattaaaataaaagtgGGATTATGTCAACCcaccttatgaaaatcttacaGAAGGTGCAAGGATCCTTTTCATTGACTAGAGAGGCCCAGTTATAGAAAACAAAGAGGAGATGAGGcggtgtgggtcccactgtgGGACTTAGGCTCCTCTCCTTGTTTCCTCTCTTGGAACTCTCCAGTATACATGTAATTACAAAATGGTATGGTTGGAAATTGGAATTGATGTACattggagggagagagattgaTGCTCCAAGACATGTTACATGGAGCGATCTTGCTCATTCAATCGCAGACATAAACTTAGCTTCAAGACACTTCGCGAATGATGGAAGCATTCAATCACAAATGATGAATCAGGTTCCGTGATCCCATCATTACAGCTGCCAAGGAGGATTGGGCATGCCACCAACTTTTAGTAAGTTAATAGCATGGCTGGACACAAGAGAgcaataaaatatttttcaaaggagaaagagagaggatgaCATGGCTGGGCACCAGTCATTTCTCATGTGTACTTGAAAATTGCGCAGTACAACCCCTCTTGAGAATAACATAATGATAAATAAAGGGGGAAGTTTTTAAAACACGGCCATGTAAGCATGCACAGGGACAATCAAAATAAGGTAAGCCAATAGCTTTATTGGTCTGGTTTCGATATGGTTTAGTATATgcaaaaaaattagggaaaaaaaaactgattgaAACTAATAGACCAAATCGACCGTTTGACAACCCTAGTAAGTAGTGACCAAAACCTAGGAGACCAATGCACCAATCAACCATACACTGTTCCCTCGAGATGAAGTCCAATCTGATCAATACAAGGTGTACGACCCACCATTGAGTCCAATCCTGGCGCCATTGGTGTGGAATTCAGATTTGGGTCTCCTTTCAACTTGCCATCTATTGATTTTACTAATGTCATGCCTAGAGGAATGTTTGGTTGGAGCCATTGTCCTATATAAGCAGGAGAATTCAATTTGGTACATGTGAAGATAGCTTTGAGCAGTTATCTGCGAACAAAACTCAAATTCGGAATTTCAAGTTCAACACGAGTCCCAACCAGCCTCGAGTTGGATCCCATGTTTAGCTACCCCACCCGTCGAATCTAGCAAACAAAGACAACAAGCACAACCATCCACATCAAAGATGTTGAGGAGGATTGACCCTCTAACGACCGCCAAATCTACATTAACCAATACTGTTTCCGTCGTCGATGATTGGATCGTTGACATCCAACGATAGGTGAAGCCCTCGTAAATCTCCATCTCAGTTGTATTGAAAGTGGTCTGCAATCCCATTCTTTTTTGCTAAAACTGGCCTGGAAACTTCTATTTTGTGCAAACGGATTCGGAGGTTACTTCATTCATCatcatgttcttcttcttcttctcccatgcTTCTCTATATTTTCGTTCCCAAAAAACCGCGTGAAACTTGGGAAGAAGCCGTAATACATACTGTTTGTCCAAAATTGGTTTCACCCATTTGAAATAGGAGAAGAAGCCCTAATTTGGACAATATAGCCGAAATTGTTTTCACACATTTTCTGATGTTGGTTTGATGAGTCaaaatttctccttttcctcCCTAATCTGCGAAGCACTTATTGTCGAAAGATGTAAGTATCTTCTTGGCTTTTGTAATGTTTTGGTAATTTCAATGATACTAGAGCTCTGTAACaccattgattttctttttctgttctgGAACCTGTTAtggaacaggtttaccaaacaATCACTTGGAGGCAAAGAATCCACTTTCagacaaaacaagaaaagatgaTCTTGCAAAAGAACAGCGTTCTCAGAACAAGAACGTTGCCAAACGCAGAGTGCGTTTGGTAAATGGCTGAACAGCGTTCAGAACAGgtttttgttctttaagaacaaaaaaaggtgAAATTGCGTTTGGCTTGACGattcatatttttattctttaagaacgaacCAGAAGAATCTTTGaggtaaagaacgttctttacagaccgtcttggagacggtctgcaaagaacaaagaacgaaAGGTTCGCGATTGACGATCAAAATCGTGAGCAACCCTCGAAGACAACCAAAAACGCAGAAAACCCAAATCtggggaaaggaagaaagaggaggaggcgAACCAGCAAAAGGGTGATCTcctgtctctctctcactctctatccCTATCTCTCTTGCttcctctctctgctctctctacCTTTCACACTCTCCTTGTCCCGTTCTCTCCCTgtcttgttctctctctctctcggtcatTTGTTGGGATGGATATCTAACTTTGCTGGTTTCTCCTTTGTCTCAGGATTTGGAGTAACATCCCACGCATTTGAAGGCTTCTTCTACAGTGGACCTCTCTAGCACGACCTTCTCTGCAACTGAAAATCACAACAACgaaggtgactctctctctctcgctccctCTCTCTGTAATTAGGTCtctgttcttcttttttctctgtgATTGCTGGCCcattttttcttgaaatttgtAAAGTTTATCAGAAGTTCTTctccatatttttattttatggagaTTTTCTACTGGCCGATTGTTGTGAGATATTCATCTTTGTCAACAGATCTGGTTACCGAACTTCTTCTccacatttttattttatttttgatatgtatttcttctccatttccgtTCTGTGTACATATCCATCTATTGTTTTCATACCTAGAGATCCATTGCTCTTGGAGACAATAGCCCTGTTGGTTGCTGGGTTAGTTTGGGCTCTTATTATTCTGCCAAAGAGAAACATGAAGATTGATGGCTTGTTGGGAGCAGGGCTTTTAGCAATATACTTGTTATCTATTTCTTTGAGAGTTATCCAATCCATTGGATCTACCTAGTTTCATCATTTTGTACAGTTAACCATACGATATGTGAAATCAATGGATCAATTGTAGTTGATAGCCTAGGATTGAGAACAATGTGATGATTGACAAtgagatctacttctggtttCTCTGTCTTCAAAtcagttttttttccccctgtaGAAAGATGGGTTTGGCTACTCTATTACCTTTGCTTGATTGATGCTCATCCAGGGCTGTTGTATCTTATTTTCTTGCTCATCCAGGGCTGTAGaggtaaattaaaaaaatagtttaaggAAATATTTAGCTGTTAAATATAGTGTAAGTTACAGTAAGAATTGTAAAGAGCCGCTGTACATGGTGCTGAATGATTGTGGTCCATACCATTCTTGAAGAATCTATATCttcttactttttcttttctttttccttttgttccCTTTAGCTCTATAACCATGGTGCTAAATGATAACTTGTCTTAATCGTATGTTTTATTATGTATTGATTTATCTAGTcatttcaatgattttttttgagTCCATGAGTTCTTATTGAGTAAATAGGAGGGATTTAGGTGTTGGTGTGAGAAAACTCCACTGTCCATACTTCAATTATGGAAATCTTGCTTGTTAACTTTCTCATGCAAAGATTCACTTCATTGCAACTCTCTTgattatttctgttttagacctTTGGTCATTGCATTCCTCATGTAGAGATTCATgctactttaatttttttgttatatttctGTTTTGCTTTCATACATCCCTTCCTTTGTTAGTCAACCTTGAGGTTGGTAATGGATCAGTAGAGCCTTGTGCATAGCATGTGTATGTCATCTTCTTTTTAATATTGTTTGTTACCTATATTCAGATTTTATGGCTACTGCAtcaaaattaaaaggaaaagcaAAAGTAGGGCCTGTCTCTTGGTCCAACAATGAGACTGCCATACTAGTTAGGTTCATGGTAGAGAATGTAAGGTCTGGCAATAAGTGTAGGACAACCTTTAATAAGAATGGGTGGGATGACATTCATACTCGGTTAGAAGCCACGCTTGGTAGGACTTTTGATAGGGAACAGATAAGGAACAAGTTCAACAAGCTGAGGATAGAGTACGAAAGTTTTAAATCATTGCTGCAAATGACGGGCTTTGGATGGAACTCAGTTACCAACACAGTTACCTTTGATGATGATAGCATTTGGGATAGAACTATAGCGGTAAATACTATATACTACTATTTTTCCTTGGTTGAATATAGACTATTATATTTGTATCgtataattttaatattttattttatatcatATATAGGTCAATCCTGCATAGAAAAAATTTAGGCATCAAGGTTTGTCACATTGGCATGATCTCCAAATTATATTTGGAGATTCTTATGCCCGTGGGGATGGTGGAGTAGATCACACGCAAGACTGGGTGACAACTGGACTTGAAGATCTAGAAATTGAGGAAGAAATTACTTCACCACTCCACAACACTCCAACAAATGTAGATACTTTGAGAGACGATGAGGTTGAGGAAAGGATCCATACTTCAACCCATAACCAAGATAGGACTCCAACAGCAAAACGAAGGCGCAGTGTCAGCAACAGTCTCTCAGGTGCTTTAGGATATGTGGGAAAGTTGTGTCAAATGAAGATAGAAAAGGCAACTGCAAGTACTGAAGCTATTTCTGCAGTTTCAGGCTTTGGCACATCAGCTTCCATCGACACTAGTATATTGGCATGCACACATGTCCTTGACGAAATTCCTGATATAGGCAAGGACATGTATCTGAAGGCCTCAAAGCAAATTAGGGAGTCAACTGCGTGGAGGGAGTCATTCATTGGTTAAAGGCCCGATAGGAGGATGTGGCTGTTGGAAGAGTTAGAATAGTGTGGTATTTTGATTGAACTTGAAACAATTATGTTTATTTGAATTTGTGGCTGTTATGATGCTAGAACTTAGATGTTATTTGAGTCTGTTTGGTTTAATTTGGGTGGCATGTTGTTAGAACTTGAAACAATTATTTCTATGATTTCTGTTTGGAACAATTTGTTACTACAATATATAAGTTTGTGATATTATATTATGTTTATGGTAGAAGCTGTTATTTAAAGTTTTTTATACTGTTGTGCAGTTGTAGTAGTTATGGAACAAATATACCAATTCAGTTATGATTCATCAAGTGATGAGGATGATTTGATTATCATATCCACAATTTTAATTACGGCACAATCTTTATACACTAGAGAACCCTGTAGGGATGGTAAACATCCAGGATCCATAAAGGTCCATGAGGTTTTGATTGGTCATGCAAATCGCTGCTATGAAGAGTAATGTATGGAAAGACGTGTTTCAAAATCTATGTACACTGATGATACACTAAAACTGGTTGAAAGACACTTGGTATTTAATGGTGG containing:
- the LOC122645438 gene encoding uncharacterized protein LOC122645438, which gives rise to MDQDIPNTIAEEESMDAEVNKLLIEEKMTGTSPTNKKSSKAHIKTLIAEEMSKEDDHECQTSAFPAQLQLMRTDSIHHLEPSNDGCFEDMRVNGKSPRIDPNQYNASSVVQASWSQTC
- the LOC122645439 gene encoding uncharacterized protein LOC122645439; the encoded protein is MDAKDLIREALFPLSKEFSDVQEIFQANKELFLKILQDPDSSLAYQFQNVQISSAKRELTKSDSFPVAYLSCRNNVRSSKLKHKLREISSFTKPEGQLQARSSSAKLATTDSSDDTVTQPFPLMTDGNEKERMGTAEPGNVSGYSLGSSHELKNQVATNRLKSIKRRIKHAIRGSGKERHRISMDVIFHRIPYGRKHSKTGKKGMSDHWKELTTDSDYKDSPICALGKGGLRPLRRTASLRESLDRYSRLFDSTFSKEAKQHLSCRLKLTNEDAGSPGGPAPKALGRILSLPELKSFCSLQSEVSHDTSCLGMPSGTHMDNPANMERSSQKLAVLSVGTENDSESEASAENASQEILVEVSESSLIQEDQVELILNADEDKSIDDLDNQTMLENISISHYLQEVEPAPDVCIKQALLSPNSVLDSDTSEFIITEEADYGLKPRPIDFNELDSPYANRSTMEIENVKSLSKHFDSGLPHVQVDKKDESNFNYVREVLKLSGFSGNGNLGTRHLPDQPVDPSLFEEVDCSGQETGSSFDHRLLFDVIGDTLIDIYERSFMYWPRPLSINLNIRPMPVGCHVLKEVWTSISWFLSYQPEIGQSLDYIVARDLAKADGWMNLQFESECVGLELEEWIWDDLLDELILSLR